In Zingiber officinale cultivar Zhangliang chromosome 1A, Zo_v1.1, whole genome shotgun sequence, the DNA window GTGAACGCTAGGAAGCTCAGGGCCATCAAAGACCTGGATATCAAGAATAAGAAGGCCCGAGTCCTGATAAagaagcttgaggaagaggaggtaGCTCTGGTAACAAACAGTATGGTTGGCAGCAtgatcagacagaggatcgtacgacggaagtttccactgtcatgtcagagatgtGCTAAACTCATTAAGatattgtgtcagagacactttactgatatGTCTTTTCATGGAAAGTTGTGAGAAGCGTGTACGCCTTGAGAAGCGTGTGCGCGCGCTGTGGGAGCCCTATGTAAAGAGGTCCAAGCATTCGATGGAGGTACGTGCACATTACTGTTGTTACTGTTCTTCTACTTCTTCGCTCTACTGCTTCTACATCACTGGTGATTgatttgagcgtcgaagggccaatGCCGGGAATCTTTCCCTGACTCGGCACTGACGTGGTTGTGGTTGCAGGTCCGCTTCGCTCGGAGTCTTTGCACGGTCAACAGGAACGCCATATCTCCAGTATTCGTCGACTCgactttcgaacaggatcaaactCAAGCAATTTGATtgacatggcataatcataatcCATGTCGAAAACTATACATGGTTAGGAACTGCATTTGTTAATTGTTAGTTGTTTCGTAATACTACTCTTGCCTGACCATAATAATCTATACATAATTAGATTCTGAAAAAGTTGTCATCTCTACTTCGACAATAATGGATGAATATTATATTATGTGATTCTTGGTGAGCAACAGCGATCCAACTGCTGCTTAATATCAAATCAATAAAATCTCCCCTACTCTCATTAATTAACTACCTAATATTGCATGCACTTGTCAACTCCTTAATAGATGCCTTATTAATCAGTAGATGCACAAGTACAATAATCAATCATTGCAAAGAGCCCTAAAGTTGCAAGCCCAACAAGACCCACTCTCAAGTAATAAACATTAGTTCTATTTTCAAGGGGTTAGATTATGAAATGATGGAGGTGGTGTCAGGTCACTTCTACTCCAGTAATAATGATCGTAACCATCTCTTGATGTGCATTGTCACGCCCTCGGGGTGTAAGTCCCGTACATCAGAAGATGTCCTGCTTGGTGAATTCCTAAGTAACTCTATGTCTATCCATCACTCTTGATGTGCATTGTCACACCCAGAGACGAATCTATGTTGGGACTCTCCTGGACTGTAGCCCacccctcaaaaaaaaaaaaaactatcaaaCTACCACAACGAGGAAGAAAAGAACATCAATTTTCTGAACAACATCTGTTTAGCATTGAAGTTCATAGAACAAGAAGATTATCTTCTTTCACAGTCTCAAGCATGGAGAGGACTGAGGAGGTTGACCAATATTAGAAATAACCCAAAGAGAAACAACGATCTCACTACCAAATATGGATTCCGAGAACTCATGGCTCGCAAAGGAAGGATGCAGATGGAAGAAGAAACTTGCTGCTCATTAGGAACCGATGGAGGAAGACTTAACTATAAGAGCCGATCTCTCCTAAATCTCCTTCCCCTCAAGGTGACGGAGACAACAATCTTCCCAAATCAAGCAACGACCGTGATCATTGATTCCCTTCCAATTCGGTAGTTCCATGTATAATCCTAATCCCTAAATCACTTGCTTCAAATTGCCACATGAAAAATCTTCATTCATTACCTCTGCTTCAAATAGTGCATGAGATTTTGTGAACCACATAAAATATcttatattaattatttaattcacGAGATATCTTATCACATTTTTTAataattctatttttattttcgtTTGAATATAGGTATCCTatgtaaatattatttatttattttttaatttaaaatactaTCATTGCTAAAAAAAAGATGTTTTTTAAATTAATGTTTTattaatacataaataaattaatattttgaaacaaTCATATATTATAAAcccatttatttttaattacattTAGACAATCAATCTGAATTAAatttgtcaaaaataatttttaataaacatAAAATATAGATAAAATAATATCAGTTTATCTCATAAgagaatataaaaaataataagaaagatTTAATGGATCGAAGTAATCATATGTATTAAAATAAATAGGTTGCAATAAGTTATTAAAATAAATAGGTTGCAATAAGTTTGAGACGACGTATTTATATATATTGCATATTGAGAAAAAGATTTTTTTACTTATTACTATCTTATTGTTTTAGAAAAATAGATAGGTATTTTATACTTGTAATTTGacatcaaagaaaaataattatttaattttattttgatacttaATTCATAATTATTTCATATTCATAGCTCAGTCCATCTATAAATCCTAGATCCGTCCATGGTCACACCTCGAGATGTAATTCTCGTATGCCAAAAGATGTCCTGCTTGGTGAATTCTTAACATCCTATTTGGAAATAACTTAAGTcatggaattgaattgaattctatTATGAATTGAATTCTAtaaggaattgaattcaattatcatgtttggaatgaattgcaacttaagttatggaatttttatgttttaccattttatccttctcttttttttcttttttttttttaataaagaagAGAGAATGAGGGCACAATGGACATAGTATGGAGAATTAAATTTCCTATCTAAATCACACATAAAGAGGTGTGATTTATTTTTGCCTTGTTTgatggaattggaattgaattccatatcaattcTTAGCTAAATAATCATTCCAAagcatggaattcaattccaattctaaaaggaattgaattccatatcattcCAAACAGGCTGTAAGCAACTCTATGTAAATGTGTCTATCCATCACTCTTGATGTGCATTGTCACGCCCTCAAGGGTGTAATTTCCGTACACCAGATGTCGTGCTTGGTGAATCTCAAAGCAACTCCATGTAAATGTGTCTAAAACTAGAGatcaaactatatatatatatatatatatatatatatatatatatttctccaAGATGAGTTAAGCTGTTTTAAATGCAATTTAGATTTTCTAAGGCCTCATTAAATGAGATTTATATTTGctaagagcatctccaatgcaaaTTTTATTAGAGGTTTGTAAAATTGAAAATAGTAAATTTTGTTAGCTAGAATCTGACCAGCTAGAGATCTGTATCCCTCAATTATAATACATGCATGtgcatgcatgtaattaatatacacatatgatattactaaaatgtcTCTGTATATGTATGCATGTATGCATTCTAGCTGGTCAGATTCTGGCCATTTAATACTacctaattgaaaaacctaaccAAAAAGAGCTTTTATGGTTGTGTATATAAGGTTTGGAGTTTTTAATTTAAGAGCATGTTTGAGTTTTCAAACTTGCTTTTTTCTCTTAAACATAGAGCTAATAATTAATGTCAATGATTGCCATAATGTTTTATAATGTttcattttataaataattaataataagtcCACTTATGGAGAGAATTAATGTGCATGAGCCATGCAATTACATGTGGAGAGAATTACAAAAAAGTTCACTTAGAGCTTTAATtattaggaatatttcaatgaGTTTTTATAATGTTGATGTGGCATATTGAAATCTTCAAAAAAGCTCATTCAAAGCTTTAACTATTGGAGATGCCCTAAGGCATCAAGAAACAAAACATGCAAAAACATTAAAAACTTATCTTGCAAGTACCAAAAAAATATTCAAGATAACCAAAAATTGGTTGATTGTTTCTAATTCCCGAGTAGTATGTTATTTCTTGAATTCCCGAGTAGATATCCAGTTTTTCCCAAGTGAGTTCATCCTTCCCCAACATTATTATAAATATTTCCTGAGCACTGTTATAAAGGTTTCCTGAGTAGCTAGCATTTTCAATATAACAGACTTTTGTCACAATTATGATAATTTCctatgaaaatattatttttgagcacccatttttttttgaaaactaaatATATGTGGTTTTTCAATGATATATGACTTGCCTTGTAACTTGTTCCCGATAACAACAGATTAATCTTTGAAGTTGACACAAAAACTTGATAGCCTTCTAAACTTTTCTGTGTCATTAACTCAACCTTTCACTTTGCTGATCAAAGAATAAACTGAGAATAAAGTTGATGAAATAATTCACAATCAATCTTATAAGATCAGCTAAAAAACTAGAAAAGCTTAATTATCTTGTCATCATCACAATTAATTAGAAACTAATACATTAATGTATACCTTGCGAAAGCTAGCTAGAATTGACTTCTCTTTACCACCTGCCCTGTTCAATCAATGCTTATAATCAAGGGAGAAAGGAAACTTGCTTATAGAAATTCCAAAAGTCAAAAGGTTGACACACCAAATCCCTCTTTGTTTTTGGCTCTCTCTATATAGGTTTTTTTGCTTGTTTATTGATCTATATATAGATGATTAAGAAAATGTATGGGGTAATCAAGATCATCTTGTATTCTATCAATGCTTATGCACTTGCCTCATCGACAAGTTTACATGCTAGTCTTTAAATTTTGGTGAAAATTAAGcaaactaaaatgcataattATTCTATGTGGAAATTAAGTATGGAGGTGGCAAAATTCACCAAAACCTAAATACATTTTTGATGCTAACATCCAATTACATTCATCAAACTTGGAGATTCTAAGTTTATagacaaagacaaggagaaggctACCCATGCTTTGTTTATTTTATCTGATCATTGAAACAATTATATATTAATTGATTATTTTTATCTTTGCAAAGTTGCCACCAAGGTCAAATGCAAGAGTTTAAAGGTAGGGAGAATTAGCATTATCTTTTCTCTCTTCCACTTTAATCCATTGACAACCCTAGCTACTCTTCCACTTGTCCAAGAAATTAGAGAAGTTAAGGTATGCATATAATTAATTATGTCTCCTAAGTAGACTTTTATCACTTAATTCCTTGAGTTAATACTTAACCATTAGCACATCCATTATAAAACCAAAAGTGCTAGATTTTGCATGATTGACTTTCAatgactaattaattaactaattagtAAAGCAAACCCTAAACATCTATCACACACCTTTTAATTATCTTTTCATGGCTTAATTACTCCCTATAAACCTCATCATCCTTGCTCGCTCTCCACCATTTCAATTGAAAGGAAAGTGAAAGAGCATGGGAAGAGCTCCTTGTTGCGACAAAGATAATGTTAAGAAGGGGCCTTGGTCACCCGAGGAGGATGCCGAGCTGAAAGCCTACATCGAACAACATGGAACTGGTGGAAATTGGATTGCACTTCCTCATAAGATCGGTGAATTAATATCGATTTATTAACGAGTAATTGTTTTCCTTCTACTTGAATTAATTcattaatgataattttttttttttttgcatatgtgTAGGGTTAAAGAGGTGTGGGAAAAGTTGCAGGCTTAGATGGCTAAATTATTTAAGACCAAACATCAAACATGGTGGCTTtacagaagaagaagatcaaATCATTTGTAGCCTTTACATAAGTATAGGAAGCAGGTATTAAATCAcatataaactaatttattaatcTTCCATCTTCTCAATTCCTCAGTTCATTAGGAGAAGTTTTTTCCTTGATTCATCAGGTGGTCGATAATGGCAGCGCAGCTGCCCGGACGAACGGACAACGACATCAAGAACTACTGGAACACGAGGCTCAAGAAGAGGCTACTTGGCAAGGGAACTCTTCGTCGCAGCGATCGAGAGCCTAGTGAAAGCCTTAGTGTGTCGGCCATCGAGAGGATGCAGCTCTTGCAGCTCCAAGGCTCACAGAGCAGCCATTTGACCTTCTACAACAACCCTGTGCTGTGGCCCAAACACCATGTTCCAGTAAGCCATGCGGCTGCCACAACTCTAGATGTACTTTCAGGGGTTCACTCGCCGGCGTTAGAGTTTCATTCGCCTTCCGGTGCGAGCTCAGGCGAGCTGCAGGACTTGGTTGGGTGTCAGCTCCCTGACTTGAGCTGCTACAGcgatatttatagctttcaggaAGCAAACAATTTAACTACAGAAAATCACTCCATGATAATTCAAGCATATGAAATAgggttaatttgattaatttttttatatgttgttGGTGATTGAAGTATTGTACTCTAATTAAACTAAGAACAATGCGTGTAAATTTGTAATCAATAATTAATACTGCTAGCAGCAATGGTTTATACTCTTGCTTTAATAATGACAAGTCACAAGTTAAATCTTATCTAATAATCTTGTAGCTCTGCAAATATAACTCATTTATTATTAGACCAAATAGAGTTAATTAAACTGTTCTATCTTTATTATTAGACCAAATATAACTTACAATTGCCATTTGGTGTTTGATTCCAGCAATTTGCATTTTTTTCCCTCATTAACCATTTAATTGGTGCATGTGTGTTTATGATAATTGTTTTTATTGATTAATGATGTGCTATGGGACAAGTACAgcccaaaagaccaacaagagcCATTCATTGGACCGTGATTTAAAATCACCTGGCTCAAATAATTAACATAAGTACAACTCCGATCAAGCAGAATCACACCGGCACAGAATTAGAACGGTCAATCTAGATTGCACTACAAAAAATAAggcattttgggacgaattttggaatgaattttacaaaaaaattcgttgcaaaattttttgggacgaaatcagggacgaaaattttttcgtcccaaaatgtttgatgccaacttttggaacgaattatgatTTGTTGCAAATtcagcaacgaatttggggacaaaattggcaacgaataaaattttcgtccccaaatttgtcgcAAAAAAGGAACGAATAATTTtgttgttgcaaacttagcaacgaatttggggatgaattcagttcggaggaaataattttttgttgccaaatttgtccctatttttgcaacaaaattggggacgaattcagtgacaaattattttttgttgctaagtttgtccctaatattgcaacgaatttggggacgaattcggtgacaaattttttttgttgccaaatttgtccctaattttgcaacgaataataaatttgttgcaaaattttaagcatttgcgacaaatttggggacaaaaatactaatttaattaataaataaattttcgtcccaaaattcgtcccagaatctgggacgaattttgggacgaatttgtggattcgtcccagaattcgtcccaaattctgggacgaatccacatattcgtcccaaattctggattCGATACAATTACGATAGAGTGGGAACAAATCgttttcgtcgccaaattcgtccctaatactaaattttttttccagattaaatttctttttgcaattcaatccatagatacataaacaccaaattcaaataacatttatatacattcaacacatctTAATTTCACATACAAGAGTAATAATTGAACtcgatcaactcataattcaacaaatataaagatctcaacaaattttacaagatctatcttgTTCAAGCTTCTAGAAAATATTATAAAGTTCAACAATCAAATGTTAtataagtccatcatccatccaaggaggtaaataaactaaaaatacaTCAAGTCATCTTCGTCTGCCCAAAAGCTTTGCACCCCttcaaatctcctttgcctacataacaacaaacaaataaaccagatcatgtgtaacaagaaagattataaatataataCGAAATGCCcatgtaacaagaaagattggaaacaagacataactgtgaaattccttaaacattcaaataaatgtcctatttaccaacgatatgaaccatccatgtcataaaattataagaagtATCTTGAAGCTAAGTAAAAACATCgtaaatatgatacaacctaatataaatgGCACATCAAATTGTTATAATAATACCTATTTCACCATATCAATCAATAGCTACAAATATTCTATGTCCATGTGATCACATGGAGAGCATGAAAGATATTCTTAAAATTTCCTAACATATGAAAATAgctcaaatgaagaaaacacaaactaattaaacttaatttttttgtgATACAAGTGTTTTAGTAATCATGGTTACTTGGTTGTTAGGTAAACTCTAATCATAATTTGCAATTTGAACTAATAAAGCAGTAGTAAtaaatttcaataaattaaaagcaattagaaaataaataaataaataaataaaattaaaagtttaacatgttacttaatacttactttttttTCGGACCTTTAGTTCGCCTCACCAAccctgttaaaaacaaattgacaatattaattaaaataaaaattagaaaagttaacaagccattgattaatgtgtaaaacagtaaacatgagacaaataatcatcatacataattatgggaaatttctttaaataagctaacaaaacttacccatcgtCAAAAATTAAAGTCATCATTATGATTAtcaccctcctcctcctcctcctcctcctcttcctcattctgcattatacttgaattcttgttatacatccaacttcgctcattctgcattttacctgaattcagctatttagttaaacattattaacagaaataaatcttatcattgaagacaaaacaacaaagaaaagcttatcaaaaagaagaaatacaattaatcaactataaaataattatttaaagctaactttatatacagatcattaaatgcatattaatgaacttagaaATACCGAAAAGACGTGAACAAATACAgttgtcttcaactacactgagatcatgCCAAATTGAAACCTGCACAAGCAACATTATCAATTATTATAG includes these proteins:
- the LOC122009473 gene encoding transcription factor MYB36-like; the encoded protein is MGRAPCCDKDNVKKGPWSPEEDAELKAYIEQHGTGGNWIALPHKIGLKRCGKSCRLRWLNYLRPNIKHGGFTEEEDQIICSLYISIGSRWSIMAAQLPGRTDNDIKNYWNTRLKKRLLGKGTLRRSDREPSESLSVSAIERMQLLQLQGSQSSHLTFYNNPVLWPKHHVPVSHAAATTLDVLSGVHSPALEFHSPSGASSGELQDLVGCQLPDLSCYSDIYSFQEANNLTTENHSMIIQAYEIGLI